The proteins below come from a single Pseudodesulfovibrio sp. JC047 genomic window:
- a CDS encoding class I SAM-dependent methyltransferase, with protein MEIIFKIYEGLDREGPGDFATTKRAYDLCTGLPGKPEILELGCGSGGATIPLAQISGGTVTATEIHPPFLERLVERAQQAGVEDRIIAAIMDMGDIQAEPESFDLIWCEGAAYFLGVDTALEQWKPFLKPGGCLCFSDAVWLSDTARDTAPEAVKVYWAEGYPAMRTAQENIRAGEAAGYTSLNNFTIDTRCWDAFYEDVERRLNEIEPIYGTDPKGQTIINMTRKEIALYRDFPDIYGYEFHVFKK; from the coding sequence ATGGAAATAATCTTCAAGATCTACGAAGGACTGGACAGGGAAGGCCCGGGCGATTTCGCCACCACCAAACGCGCCTACGACCTCTGCACCGGATTGCCGGGAAAACCGGAAATCTTGGAGCTAGGCTGCGGTTCGGGCGGAGCAACCATTCCGCTGGCACAGATTTCCGGGGGCACTGTCACAGCCACGGAAATCCACCCGCCCTTTCTCGAAAGACTGGTGGAACGCGCTCAACAAGCCGGTGTGGAAGACCGGATCATCGCCGCGATCATGGACATGGGTGATATCCAGGCCGAACCGGAATCATTTGATCTAATCTGGTGCGAAGGTGCCGCCTATTTTCTGGGCGTGGACACCGCGCTGGAGCAGTGGAAACCCTTTCTCAAACCGGGCGGCTGTCTTTGTTTCAGCGATGCGGTCTGGCTCTCGGACACGGCTCGGGACACCGCGCCGGAGGCTGTCAAAGTCTATTGGGCAGAAGGATACCCTGCCATGCGCACGGCACAGGAAAATATCCGTGCCGGGGAAGCCGCCGGGTACACGTCACTGAACAATTTCACCATCGACACCCGTTGCTGGGATGCCTTCTATGAGGATGTGGAACGCCGTCTAAACGAGATTGAACCCATATACGGCACCGATCCCAAAGGACAAACCATCATCAACATGACCCGCAAGGAAATCGCCTTGTACAGAGATTTTCCAGATATCTACGGCTACGAGTTCCACGTCTTCAAAAAATAG